The following proteins are encoded in a genomic region of Kosakonia oryzae:
- a CDS encoding J domain-containing protein: MAMTIWETLGIDATTDESAIRRAYARQLKLHRPDKDPQGYQQLREAFDLAKQYASNAAMWQDEEEDEPAADEADHSEVTLSSAQDYLRTLEGHHDIALQPDWQREALEDDAERFSVRLLTDEMPALKALREYLDHELPDALDARAVFSLALAQALSERKGITRSLVSEVSDIMGWELDGYRVRHIPHWVVEAIEQQVALSEAEEHWAYLARQSTNDRQAKLAWRLLSGEVKRVPWWAKLIPGFTQQLVNHVATIKYHYPQLLDRLNPELLEYISSPHFLLSWREVAALWFWGVAAWLQVRVAPAMAGQAAAIVGSLIVYLWVMPLLLAYYEQGKRSARAVLPLLWLLGWIMLAIPLFHLYEVVFSYPPVYKGVSRVMMLTAVLAYPAWWVISRNRHQWYAMPFKGVAFMFMLPVAFLQQFSPIITAVGVIILPALFTHVLRGLFFFY, encoded by the coding sequence ATGGCGATGACTATCTGGGAAACCCTTGGCATCGATGCCACTACGGATGAATCCGCTATCCGCCGGGCCTACGCCCGCCAGCTTAAACTGCATCGCCCTGATAAAGATCCTCAGGGTTACCAGCAACTGCGGGAAGCGTTCGATCTCGCAAAGCAATACGCCAGCAATGCGGCGATGTGGCAGGACGAAGAAGAGGATGAACCCGCAGCGGACGAAGCTGACCATAGCGAAGTGACGCTCTCCAGCGCACAGGATTATCTGCGCACGCTGGAAGGACATCACGACATCGCCCTGCAACCCGACTGGCAACGCGAGGCGCTGGAAGATGACGCAGAGCGTTTTTCCGTCCGGCTCTTAACCGATGAAATGCCTGCGCTGAAAGCCTTGCGTGAGTATCTGGATCATGAACTGCCGGATGCTCTGGACGCGCGCGCTGTTTTCAGCCTTGCGCTGGCGCAGGCGTTAAGCGAGCGCAAAGGCATTACGCGCAGCCTGGTCAGTGAAGTCTCCGATATTATGGGCTGGGAGCTGGACGGCTATCGCGTCAGGCATATCCCGCACTGGGTGGTTGAGGCCATTGAACAGCAAGTTGCGCTGAGTGAAGCCGAGGAGCACTGGGCGTATCTGGCGCGGCAAAGCACAAATGACAGGCAAGCGAAACTGGCCTGGCGGCTGCTGTCTGGCGAGGTGAAAAGGGTGCCGTGGTGGGCGAAACTGATTCCCGGTTTCACGCAACAACTGGTCAATCATGTTGCGACAATTAAATATCACTATCCGCAACTGCTGGACCGTCTGAATCCCGAACTGCTGGAATATATCTCCTCGCCGCACTTTTTGTTGAGCTGGAGAGAGGTTGCAGCGCTCTGGTTCTGGGGCGTGGCTGCCTGGTTACAGGTGCGGGTCGCACCCGCAATGGCAGGGCAGGCTGCGGCGATAGTGGGGAGTCTTATCGTCTATCTATGGGTCATGCCGCTTTTACTGGCGTATTATGAGCAGGGAAAACGTAGCGCCAGGGCAGTGCTGCCGCTCTTGTGGCTACTGGGATGGATTATGCTGGCGATCCCGCTGTTTCATTTATATGAAGTGGTCTTCAGCTACCCGCCAGTGTACAAAGGTGTTTCTCGCGTCATGATGCTGACCGCTGTGCTGGCTTATCCCGCCTGGTGGGTAATTAGCCGTAACCGACATCAGTGGTACGCGATGCCCTTCAAAGGGGTTGCGTTTATGTTTATGTTACCCGTCGCGTTTTTGCAGCAATTTTCGCCAATAATCACCGCCGTCGGCGTGATTATTTTACCGGCGCTCTTCACCCACGTCCTGCGCGGGCTATTTTTCTTCTATTAA
- a CDS encoding molecular chaperone HscC: MAGNTSPIIGIDLGTSNSAVAWFTEGNTQLIPGAQGERLTPSVIGIDDEGHLLVGAAAKARLVSHPQMTVASFKRYMGTDKTWLLGARQFRAEELSALILRKLKTDAEVALGCPVTRAVITVPAYFNDAQRKAVKAAGRLAGLEVMRLLNEPTAAALAYGLADNSEQKFLIFDLGGGTFDVSIVDIFEGVIEVRASSGDAWLGGDDFTDLIRQWMLNVSPALKDAPLTSLAQLTSLAEELKQALSAQESASAQLAFAGETYRWQLDGETFAGQAAGLLSRLKKTVVQVLQDAQFDPRDLDHVILVGGATRMALVRQLATRMFGRFPRNELNPDEVVALGAGMQAGLIAEDRALDDIVLTDVMPYSLGVAVARRLEGGKIDDGYFMPLIERNAFVPVSVVETVETMSDNQDHIVIAVYQGEARRVSDNLLLDRMTIPVPARRAGEVKIDVRFTYTLDGILEVECKVQGESTASTLIIEKAPGVLSEEEIAERLRQLDGLKMHPRDVPENRQLLAEASRRYEQLLGQRRQLIDHYATQFEMALNRQDVRAIVAARDELRRALAMLDDGM, from the coding sequence ATGGCTGGAAATACCTCGCCGATTATTGGCATCGACTTAGGAACCTCCAATAGTGCTGTCGCCTGGTTCACTGAGGGCAACACGCAGCTGATCCCGGGCGCGCAAGGGGAGCGCTTAACCCCCTCTGTTATCGGCATTGATGATGAGGGACACCTGCTGGTCGGCGCCGCCGCCAAAGCGCGGCTGGTCAGCCACCCGCAGATGACGGTCGCCAGCTTTAAGCGCTATATGGGCACGGATAAAACCTGGCTGCTCGGCGCGCGGCAATTTCGCGCCGAAGAGTTGTCTGCTCTGATCTTACGTAAACTCAAAACCGATGCCGAAGTGGCGCTGGGCTGTCCGGTCACCCGTGCGGTGATCACGGTCCCCGCCTACTTTAATGACGCGCAACGCAAGGCAGTAAAAGCTGCCGGGCGTCTTGCCGGGCTTGAGGTGATGCGCCTGCTCAATGAACCGACCGCTGCGGCGCTGGCTTACGGGCTGGCCGATAACAGCGAGCAAAAGTTCCTGATTTTTGATCTCGGCGGCGGCACTTTTGATGTCTCTATCGTGGACATCTTCGAAGGCGTGATCGAAGTGCGTGCCAGCAGCGGCGATGCCTGGCTGGGCGGCGACGACTTTACCGATCTTATTCGCCAGTGGATGTTAAACGTTTCCCCGGCATTAAAGGACGCGCCGTTAACCAGCCTGGCGCAATTAACTTCGCTGGCGGAAGAGCTTAAACAGGCGCTCAGCGCACAGGAGAGCGCCAGCGCGCAGCTCGCTTTTGCCGGTGAAACGTACCGCTGGCAACTGGACGGCGAAACCTTTGCCGGGCAGGCTGCCGGGTTACTTTCACGGCTGAAAAAAACAGTCGTGCAGGTTTTGCAGGATGCGCAGTTTGATCCCCGCGATCTTGATCATGTCATCCTGGTGGGCGGCGCGACCCGTATGGCACTGGTGCGCCAACTGGCAACGCGAATGTTTGGCCGTTTTCCGCGTAATGAACTTAATCCGGATGAAGTCGTGGCGCTTGGCGCAGGGATGCAGGCCGGGCTTATCGCTGAAGACCGTGCGCTGGACGACATCGTATTGACCGATGTGATGCCCTATTCGCTGGGTGTGGCAGTGGCCCGGCGGCTCGAAGGCGGCAAAATAGACGACGGCTATTTCATGCCATTGATTGAGCGCAATGCGTTTGTTCCGGTCAGCGTTGTCGAAACGGTAGAGACAATGAGTGACAACCAGGATCATATTGTGATCGCGGTCTATCAGGGCGAAGCCCGCCGCGTCAGCGACAATTTGTTGCTCGATCGTATGACTATTCCGGTTCCGGCCCGCCGCGCAGGCGAGGTGAAAATCGATGTGCGCTTCACCTATACGCTGGACGGTATTCTGGAAGTGGAATGTAAAGTGCAGGGCGAAAGCACTGCTTCAACGCTGATCATTGAAAAAGCCCCTGGCGTGTTAAGTGAAGAAGAGATCGCCGAACGTTTACGTCAGCTTGATGGCCTGAAAATGCATCCCCGCGATGTGCCGGAAAACCGGCAATTGCTGGCGGAGGCGTCACGCCGTTACGAACAGCTTTTAGGGCAGCGTCGGCAACTGATCGACCACTACGCCACGCAGTTTGAAATGGCGCTTAATCGTCAGGATGTGCGTGCTATCGTTGCGGCGCGTGATGAACTGCGCCGGGCATTAGCGATGCTGGATGACGGGATGTAA
- the cyoA gene encoding cytochrome o ubiquinol oxidase subunit II, protein MRLRKYNKSLGWLSLIASTVLLSGCDSALLDPKGQIGLEQRSLILTAFGLMLIVVIPAILMAVGFAWKYRASNKDAKYSPNWSHSNKVEAVVWTVPILIILFLAVLTWKTTHSLEPSKPLAHDEHPITIEVVAMDWKWFFIYPEQGIATVNEIAFPANTPVEFKVTSNSVMNSFFIPRLGSQIYAMAGMQTKLHLIANEAGTYDGISASYSGPGFSGMKFKAIATPDRAAFDQWVAKAKQSSNTLPDMAAYEKVAAPSEYNKVEYFSSVKPDLFKDVINKFMGHGKSMDMTQPEGEHNAHEGMEGMDMSHAETSH, encoded by the coding sequence ATGAGACTCAGGAAATACAATAAAAGTTTGGGATGGTTGTCATTAATCGCCAGCACTGTTTTACTCAGTGGTTGCGATTCTGCACTTCTTGACCCCAAAGGACAGATTGGACTGGAGCAACGTTCGCTGATACTGACGGCTTTTGGCCTGATGTTGATTGTCGTTATTCCCGCCATCTTGATGGCCGTTGGTTTCGCCTGGAAGTATCGTGCGAGCAATAAAGATGCGAAGTATAGCCCGAACTGGTCACACTCCAATAAAGTGGAAGCTGTGGTCTGGACGGTGCCGATTCTGATCATCCTGTTCCTTGCTGTACTGACGTGGAAAACCACCCACTCGCTCGAACCGAGCAAACCGCTGGCACATGACGAACACCCAATTACCATTGAAGTGGTCGCTATGGACTGGAAATGGTTCTTCATCTACCCGGAACAGGGCATTGCTACCGTTAATGAAATCGCCTTCCCGGCGAACACACCGGTAGAGTTCAAAGTGACCTCCAACTCCGTGATGAACTCGTTCTTTATTCCGCGTCTGGGCAGCCAGATCTACGCAATGGCCGGTATGCAGACCAAACTGCATCTCATCGCCAACGAAGCAGGTACGTACGATGGCATTTCCGCCAGCTATAGCGGCCCGGGCTTCTCTGGCATGAAGTTTAAAGCCATTGCTACGCCGGACCGCGCCGCATTCGACCAGTGGGTCGCAAAAGCGAAACAATCTTCAAACACCCTGCCAGATATGGCGGCGTATGAGAAAGTTGCTGCGCCAAGCGAATACAACAAGGTTGAATACTTCTCCAGCGTGAAACCCGATTTGTTTAAAGACGTTATCAACAAATTTATGGGCCACGGCAAGAGCATGGACATGACCCAACCGGAAGGCGAGCATAACGCGCACGAAGGAATGGAAGGCATGGACATGAGCCACGCGGAAACCTCTCACTAA
- the cyoB gene encoding cytochrome o ubiquinol oxidase subunit I, which produces MFGKLTLDAVPYHEPIIMVTVAAIIVGGLAVVGLISYFGKWSWLWKEWLTSVDHKRLGIMYVLVAVVMLLRGFADAVMMRSQQALASAGEAGFLPPHHYDQVFTAHGVIMIFFVAMPFVIGLMNLVVPLQIGARDVAFPFLNNLSFWFTVVGVILVNISLGVGEFAQTGWLAYPPLSGIEYSPGVGVDYWIWSLQLSGIGTTLTGINFFVTILKMRAPGMTMFKMPVFTWASLCANVLIIASFPILTVTIALLTLDRYLGTHFFTNDMGGNMMMYINLIWAWGHPEVYILVLPVFGVFSEITATFSRKRLFGYTSLVWATVCITVLSFIVWLHHFFTMGAGANVNAFFGITTMIIAIPTGVKIFNWLFTMYQGRIVFHSSMLWTIGFIVTFSVGGMTGVLLAVPGADFVLHNSLFLIAHFHNVIIGGVVFGCFAGLTYWWPKAFGYTLNETWGKRAFWFWIIGFFVAFMPLYVLGFMGMTRRLSQQIDPQFHTMLMVAACGAALIAIGILCLLIQIYVSIRDRDQNRDLTGDPWGGRTLEWATSSPPPFYNFAHVPHIHERDAFWEMKEKGEAYKKPAQYEEIHMPKNSGAGIVIAAFATVFGFAMIWHIWWMAIVGFAGIIISWIVKSFDEDVDYYVPVAEIEKLENQHFDEITKAGLKNGN; this is translated from the coding sequence ATGTTCGGAAAACTTACACTGGATGCAGTGCCGTACCATGAACCCATTATCATGGTCACGGTTGCTGCGATTATCGTCGGCGGTCTGGCGGTAGTTGGCCTGATCTCTTACTTCGGTAAGTGGTCCTGGCTGTGGAAAGAATGGTTGACCTCTGTTGACCACAAACGCCTTGGTATCATGTACGTCCTCGTGGCCGTTGTGATGCTGCTGCGCGGCTTCGCAGATGCTGTCATGATGCGTAGCCAGCAGGCGCTGGCCTCTGCGGGTGAAGCGGGCTTCCTGCCGCCTCACCACTACGATCAGGTCTTCACCGCTCACGGTGTGATCATGATCTTCTTCGTGGCAATGCCATTCGTTATCGGTCTGATGAACCTGGTGGTTCCATTGCAGATCGGTGCGCGCGACGTTGCGTTTCCGTTCCTGAACAACCTGAGCTTCTGGTTCACGGTTGTGGGCGTCATTCTGGTCAACATCTCTCTGGGCGTCGGTGAGTTCGCGCAGACCGGTTGGCTGGCTTATCCGCCGCTTTCGGGAATTGAATACAGCCCTGGCGTTGGGGTCGATTACTGGATCTGGAGTCTCCAGCTCTCGGGTATCGGTACGACGCTGACCGGTATCAACTTCTTCGTGACCATTCTGAAGATGCGTGCGCCGGGCATGACGATGTTCAAAATGCCGGTATTTACCTGGGCATCTTTGTGCGCCAACGTGCTGATTATCGCATCGTTCCCAATTCTGACTGTCACCATTGCGCTGCTGACCCTGGATCGCTATCTGGGCACCCATTTCTTTACCAACGATATGGGTGGCAACATGATGATGTACATCAACCTGATTTGGGCCTGGGGTCACCCGGAAGTGTACATTCTGGTGCTGCCGGTCTTCGGGGTGTTCTCCGAAATCACCGCCACCTTCTCGCGTAAACGCCTGTTTGGTTACACCTCGCTGGTGTGGGCGACCGTATGTATTACCGTACTGTCGTTCATCGTTTGGCTGCACCACTTCTTCACCATGGGTGCTGGCGCGAACGTAAACGCCTTCTTTGGTATCACCACGATGATTATCGCCATCCCGACCGGGGTGAAGATCTTCAACTGGCTGTTCACCATGTACCAGGGCCGCATTGTGTTCCACTCCTCTATGCTGTGGACCATCGGCTTTATCGTGACCTTCTCCGTAGGTGGGATGACCGGCGTGCTGCTGGCGGTTCCGGGCGCAGACTTCGTACTGCACAACAGCCTGTTCCTGATTGCGCACTTCCATAACGTTATCATCGGCGGCGTGGTCTTCGGTTGCTTCGCAGGTCTGACTTACTGGTGGCCAAAAGCCTTCGGTTACACCCTGAATGAAACCTGGGGTAAACGCGCGTTCTGGTTCTGGATCATCGGCTTCTTCGTTGCATTTATGCCGCTGTACGTGCTGGGCTTTATGGGTATGACCCGTCGCCTGAGCCAGCAGATTGATCCGCAGTTCCACACCATGCTGATGGTCGCAGCCTGCGGTGCGGCGCTGATTGCTATCGGTATCCTGTGTCTGCTGATTCAGATCTACGTTTCTATTCGCGACCGCGATCAGAACCGTGACCTGACCGGTGACCCGTGGGGTGGCCGTACGCTGGAGTGGGCAACCTCCTCTCCTCCGCCGTTCTACAACTTTGCTCATGTCCCGCACATTCACGAACGTGATGCGTTCTGGGAAATGAAAGAGAAAGGCGAAGCGTACAAAAAACCTGCGCAGTATGAAGAAATTCATATGCCGAAAAACAGCGGTGCCGGCATTGTTATCGCCGCGTTTGCAACCGTGTTTGGTTTCGCCATGATCTGGCATATCTGGTGGATGGCTATCGTTGGTTTCGCTGGCATCATCATCAGCTGGATTGTGAAGAGCTTCGACGAGGACGTGGATTACTACGTACCGGTTGCAGAAATCGAGAAACTGGAAAACCAGCATTTCGATGAGATCACTAAAGCAGGGCTGAAAAATGGCAACTGA
- a CDS encoding cytochrome o ubiquinol oxidase subunit III, with amino-acid sequence MATDTLTNAHAHAHEHGHHDAGPNKVFGFWIYLMSDCILFCCLFATYAVLVNGTAGGPTGKDIFELPFVLVETALLLFSSITYGMAAIAMYKNNKSQVVAWLALTWLFGAGFIGMELYEFHHLIAEGMGPDRSGFLSAFFALVGTHGLHVTSGLIWMAVLMFQISRRGLTSTNRTRIMCLSLFWHFLDVVWICVFSVVYLMGAM; translated from the coding sequence ATGGCAACTGATACTCTGACCAACGCGCACGCCCACGCGCACGAACACGGGCACCACGATGCAGGGCCGAATAAAGTCTTCGGTTTCTGGATCTACCTGATGAGCGACTGCATTCTGTTCTGCTGTCTGTTCGCGACCTATGCCGTTCTGGTGAACGGCACTGCGGGCGGCCCGACCGGTAAGGACATTTTCGAGCTGCCGTTCGTACTGGTTGAAACCGCGCTGCTGTTGTTCAGCTCCATCACCTACGGCATGGCGGCCATCGCCATGTACAAAAACAACAAAAGCCAGGTTGTTGCCTGGCTGGCGTTGACCTGGTTGTTTGGCGCAGGCTTTATCGGGATGGAACTCTATGAGTTCCACCACCTGATTGCCGAAGGCATGGGTCCGGATCGCAGCGGCTTCCTGTCAGCGTTCTTCGCGCTGGTAGGCACCCACGGTCTGCACGTGACCTCGGGTCTGATCTGGATGGCGGTTCTGATGTTCCAGATTTCCCGTCGCGGCCTGACCAGCACTAACCGTACCCGTATCATGTGCCTGAGCCTGTTCTGGCACTTCCTGGACGTGGTGTGGATCTGCGTGTTCTCTGTTGTTTATCTGATGGGGGCGATGTAA